In one Lolium rigidum isolate FL_2022 chromosome 3, APGP_CSIRO_Lrig_0.1, whole genome shotgun sequence genomic region, the following are encoded:
- the LOC124695644 gene encoding putative F-box/LRR-repeat protein 23: MASSSSSSSSHRGERPPAPEEATRDWAELPRDALLTVLLRLGHLDILMGAAQVCGPWARAAREEPQLWRRVDLRLHGRRPIFPYSINSMAREAVKRGAGQCQAFWAEGDLDDSVIFLLSDTSALSLKSLRLISCDSICDTSLALTITKFTLLEELEVSNYLMDFSKTCAAAGKACPLLKRLRLSSGRFEDCRVSGDVEAAAIATTMPELRSLQLFAKRISNGGLAAILEGCPLLESLDIRHCFNIVMNDELHARCSRVHTLRRPHDSGGPRIFGKINLAHV; the protein is encoded by the exons atggcctcctcctcctcgtcctcctcgtcccacCGAGGAGAacggccgccggcgccggaggaggcgaCGAGGGACTGGGCGGAGCTGCCGCGGGACGCGCTGCTCACCGTGCTCCTCAGGCTGGGCCACTTGGACATCCTCATGGGGGCGGCGCAGGTGTGCGGGCCCTGGGCGCGGGCAGCGCGGGAGGAGCCCCAGCTATGGCGCCGCGTCGACCTGcgcctccacggccgccgccCCATCTTCCCCTACAGCATCAACAGCATGGCGCGCGAGGCCGTCAAGCGCGGCGCGGGGCAGTGCCAGGCCTTCTGGGCCGAGGGCGACCTCGACGACagcgtcatcttcctcctcagcGATACATC GGCGCTTTCACTGAAGAGCCTCCGTCTCATCTCTTGCGATAGCATCTGCGACACGTCTCTAGCGTTAACGataacaaaattcactctcctaGAGGAGCTAGAGGTCTCAAACTACCTCATGGACTTCTCCAAGACGTGCGCGGCCGCCGGCAAGGCCTGCCCGCTGCTGAAGCGTCTCCGGCTGAGCAGCGGGCGATTCGAAGACTGCCGAGTTTCCGGGGATGTGGAGGCGGCTGCGATTGCCACAACGATGCCTGAGCTGCGCTCGCTGCAGCTCTTCGCGAAACGCATCAGCAACGGTGGCCTAGCGGCAATCCTCGAGGGCTGCCCACTCCTAGAGTCGCTCGACATCCGCCACTGCTTCAACATCGTGATGAACGACGAGCTGCACGCGAGGTGCTCCCGGGTCCACACGCTCAGGCGTCCCCACGACAGCGGCGGACCTAGGATTTTCGGAAAAATAAATTTAGCTCATGTTTAA